The proteins below come from a single Herpetosiphon gulosus genomic window:
- a CDS encoding ABC transporter substrate-binding protein, with protein sequence MKALALYRRVIALSMVWTLAACGGSSPSASGATASPLDVQTKTYPELVVGFAQIGAESEWRTANTRSIQDTANQLGVELDLSDAQQQQENQIKAIRSFIAQGVDVIGVSPVVETGWDEVFAEVKQAGIPLILLDRNADVPDDLYSVRIGSDFVEEGRRACGEMARLLDGQGSIVILEGTQGSAPMIGRGTGFQECLREYPGLQVLDSQSGDFIRARGKEEMAALLRTHGRSIDGVFAQNDDMALGAIEAIEEYGLQPGIDIKIVSIDAVRAAFEAMIAGKLNATIECNPLLGPLFFETALHLANDTPVEKWIKPIEGVYRQDTAAQELPRRKY encoded by the coding sequence ATGAAAGCCCTTGCACTCTACCGCCGCGTTATCGCACTGTCTATGGTGTGGACTCTGGCGGCGTGCGGCGGCTCCTCACCTAGCGCCAGCGGAGCGACAGCATCCCCACTCGATGTTCAGACCAAAACCTATCCTGAGTTGGTTGTCGGGTTTGCTCAAATCGGAGCCGAAAGCGAGTGGCGCACCGCCAACACGCGCTCGATCCAAGATACGGCCAACCAGCTTGGTGTCGAATTGGATCTTTCCGATGCCCAGCAGCAGCAGGAAAACCAGATCAAGGCCATCCGTTCATTTATTGCCCAAGGTGTCGATGTCATCGGAGTCTCGCCAGTGGTTGAGACGGGCTGGGACGAGGTTTTTGCCGAGGTGAAACAGGCTGGCATCCCGCTGATTCTGCTCGATCGCAACGCCGATGTACCAGACGATCTCTACAGTGTGCGAATCGGCTCGGACTTTGTTGAAGAGGGTCGGCGAGCCTGTGGCGAGATGGCCAGACTGCTCGATGGCCAAGGGTCGATCGTCATCTTGGAAGGCACCCAAGGATCTGCACCGATGATCGGGCGAGGTACTGGCTTTCAGGAATGCCTGCGGGAATATCCTGGTCTGCAGGTGCTCGACAGCCAGTCTGGCGATTTCATTCGCGCCCGTGGCAAAGAAGAAATGGCAGCGTTGCTGCGAACGCATGGCCGCAGCATCGACGGTGTGTTCGCTCAGAACGATGACATGGCGCTTGGTGCAATCGAGGCCATTGAGGAATATGGGCTACAGCCTGGCATCGATATCAAGATTGTTTCGATTGATGCGGTGCGAGCCGCCTTCGAAGCGATGATTGCTGGCAAGCTGAACGCCACAATCGAGTGCAACCCGCTGCTTGGCCCACTGTTCTTCGAGACAGCGCTACACTTGGCCAATGATACACCAGTCGAGAAATGGATCAAGCCGATCGAGGGCGTATACCGACAGGATACCGCCGCACAGGAATTGCCTAGGCGCAAATATTAG